In the genome of Candoia aspera isolate rCanAsp1 chromosome 1, rCanAsp1.hap2, whole genome shotgun sequence, one region contains:
- the PIGS gene encoding GPI transamidase component PIG-S — translation MAAEARAAAAARDAAEKARGKQAALSFAAMAVLVGLPLWWKTTETYRAALPDSEIAELDALLFQLTVPVSVVFARGVLPKDQEHKIPFKQMQETEIPLNAKTGVVSRYDVSFRHATSQEQAFLSQASAQEADKGLQPAEGLPVGSLTIYVIPPSSLLLPQEMGMYIGKHRSAILRAPRGAEDVLGTLKARMQQLVQAMSFTAESLVEALADRVPLGQPGAEWKRPFKSSLGYEVTFSLLNPDPKAHDVHWDIEGAIQRYVKPLLEKLSPLAEFSVDSQILYYAALGVTPRFDTGSSSYMLSVQSLPHVINPVEARLGSSASSLYPVLNFLLYIPERLHSPLYIRGKDGAAVPTNAFHSPRWGGIMVYNIEPEAANKTSLPRRVDVDMVRVMEVFLAQLRLLFGISSGLPPEGALMENPGNEGLADWELDRLLWARTVENVATVSSTLTSLAQLLGKISNIVIKDDVASEVYRAVESARRAMAELSLGHLDSAFQASKAAATSSERAFFDPSLLHLLYFPDDQKFAIYIPLFLPMAVPILLSLAKMLWERKQRRKEPTKTD, via the exons ATGGCGGCCGAGGCGAGAgccgcggcggcggcgcgggATGCGGCAG AGAAGGCGCGCGGGAAGCAGGCCGCCCTCTCCTTCGCGGCCATGGCCGTCCTGGTGGGGCTGCCCCTCTGGTGGAAGACGACGGAGACCTACCGGGCGGCGCTGCCCGACTCGGAGATAGCCGAGCTGGACGCCCTTCTG TTCCAGCTGACGGTGCCCGTCTCGGTTGTGTTTGCCAGAGGAGTCCTCCCAAAAGACCAGGAACACAAGATCCCCTTCAAGCAGATGCAGGAGACTGAGATTCCCTTGAACG CCAAGACGGGTGTGGTTTCTCGCTATGATGTTTCCTTTCGCCATGCCACTTCCCAGGAGCAGGCGTTCCTGTCGCAGGCCTCGGCCCAAG AAGCAGACAAGGGGCTGCAGCCGGCAGAAGGCCTGCCGGTGGGCTCCCTCACCATCTACGTGATCCCCCCGAGCTCCCTTCTCCTGCCACAG GAGATGGGAATGTACATTGGGAAACATCGCAGTGCCATCCTCAGGGCCCCACGGGGGGCAGAAGATGTGCTGGGCACCCTGAAGGCTCGGATGCAGCAGCTGGTCCAGGCCATGTCCTTCACCGCAGAGAGCCTCGTGGAGGCCCTGGCCGACCGTGTCCCGCTGGGCCAGCCGGGAGCCGAGTGGAAGCGCCCCTTCAAGTCCAGTTTAG GATACGAGGTCACCTTCAGTTTGCTGAACCCCGACCCCAAAGCCCATGACGTGCACTGGGACATCGAGGGAGCCATCCAGCGTTACGTGAAGCCTCTGCTGGAGAAGCTGAGCCCGCTAGCCGAATTCTCGGTGGACTCGCAA ATCCTCTACTACGCAGCGCTGGGAGTCACACCCCGTTTTGACACCGGGTCCTCCAGCTACATGCTGAGTGTGCAGAGTCTCCCACACGTCATTAACCCTGTGGAGGCCAGGCTGG GTTCCAGTGCTTCCTCACTGTATCCTGTCCTCAACTTCCTGCTCTACATTCCTGAGCGCCTGCATTCGCCCCTCTACATTCGTGGGAAGGACGGGGCTGCCGTGCCAACCAATGCTTTCCACAGCCCGCGCTGGGGTGGGATCATG GTCTACAATATTGAGCCTGAAGCCGCCAACAAGACCTCCCTCCCGAGAAGGGTGGATGTTGACATGGTGCGCGTGATGGAGGTGTTTCTGGCCCAGCTACG attacTGTTTGGCATCTCCTCTGGCCTGCCCCCAGAAGGGGCTCTGATGGAGAATCCCGGGAATGAGGGCCTGGCGGACTGGGAGCTGGACCGCTTGCTGTGGGCCCGCACGGTGGAAAACGTGGCCACCGTCTCCAGCACCCTGACGTCGCTGGCCCAGCTGCTTGGCAAGATCAGCAACATCGTCATCAAGGACGACGTGGCCTCAGAG GTCTACCGCGCTGTGGAGTCAGCCCGGCGGGCGATGGCTGAGCTCAGCCTGGGCCACCTGGACTCGGCCTTCCAGGCCAGCAAGGCAGCGGCCACCTCCTCGGAGCGGGCCTTCTTCGACCCCTCCCTCCTGCACCTCCTCTACTTCCCCGACGACCAGAAGTTTGCCATCTACATCCCGCTGTTCCTCCCCATGGCGGTCCCCATCCTGCTCTCGCTGGCGAAGATGCTCTGGGAGAGGAAGCAGCGCCGGAAGGAGCCCACGAAAACGGACTGA
- the ALDOC gene encoding fructose-bisphosphate aldolase C isoform X1, giving the protein MTHQYPALTAEQKKALSDIAQRIVAPGKGILAADESVGSMAKRLNQIGVENTEENRRLYRQILFSADSRVKKCIGGVIFFHETLYQKADDGTPFVEMIKDKDIVVGIKVDKGVVPLAGTDGETTTQGLDGLAERCAQYKKDGADFAKWRCVLKISENTPSSLAILENANVLARYASICQQNGIVPIVEPEILPDGEHDLKRCQYVTEKVLAAVYKALSDHHVYLEGTLLKPNMVTPGHACPTKYSPEEIAMATVTALRRTVPPAVPGVTFLSGGQSEEEASINLNAINNCPLPRPWALTFSYGRALQASALNAWRGQRENEELATEEFFKRAEVNGRAALGKYEGCGDGFGAAGQSLYVANHAY; this is encoded by the exons ATGACCCACCAATACCCCGCTCTCACTGCCGAGCAGAAGAAGGCACTCTCGGACATCGCCCAGCGAATTGTGGCCCCGGGCAAGGGCATCCTGGCAGCCGATGAATCAGTAG GCAGCATGGCCAAGCGGCTGAACCAAATCGGGGTGGAAAACACGGAGGAGAACCGGCGCCTGTACCGGCAGATCCTTTTCAGCGCAGACAGCCGGGTCAAGAAGTGCATCGGGGGCGTCATCTTCTTCCATGAAACCTTGTACCAGAAGGCAGATGATGGCACGCCCTTCGTGGAGATGATCAAGGACAAGGACATTGTTGTGGGCATCAAG GTCGATAAAGGGGTGGTGCCCCTGGCCGGCACTGACGGAGAAACCACCACCCAAG gGCTGGACGGGTTGGCAGAGCGTTGTGCCCAGTACAAGAAGGATGGGGCAGACTTCGCCAAGTGGCGTTGTGTGTTGAAGATCAGTGAGAACACTCCTTCCTCCCTGGCCATCCTGGAGAATGCCAATGTGCTTGCCCGCTATGCCAGCATCTGCCAGCAG AATGGCATTGTGCCCATCGTGGAACCGGAGATCCTGCCAGATGGGGAGCACGATCTGAAGCGTTGCCAGTATGTGACTGAGAAG GTCCTGGCTGCTGTCTACAAGGCCCTGAGCGACCACCATGTCTACCTGGAAGGGACCCTGCTGAAGCCCAACATGGTGACCCCCGGCCACGCCTGCCCCACCAAGTACAGCCCTGAAGAGATCGCCATGGCCACGGTCACTGCCCTGCGCCGGACCGTGCCACCTGCCGTGCCAG GAGTCACCTTCCTGTCTGGCGGGCAAAGCGAGGAGGAGGCCTCCATCAACCTCAACGCGATCAACAACTGCCCGCTGCCCCGGCCATGGGCCCTGACCTTTTCCTACGGCCGGGCCTTGCAGGCTTCTGCGCTCAATGCCTGGCGGGGCCAGCGGGAGAACGAGGAGCTGGCCACCGAGGAGTTCTTCAAGCGAGCTGAG GTCAACGGCCGGGCAGCTCTCGGCAAGTACGAAGGCTGTGGCGACGGCTTTGGCGCAGCCGGACAGTCTCTCTACGTAGCCAACCATGCCTATTAA
- the ALDOC gene encoding fructose-bisphosphate aldolase C isoform X2: MTHQYPALTAEQKKALSDIAQRIVAPGKGILAADESVGGMAKRLNQIGVENTEENRRLYRQILFSADSRVKKCIGGVIFFHETLYQKADDGTPFVEMIKDKDIVVGIKVDKGVVPLAGTDGETTTQGLDGLAERCAQYKKDGADFAKWRCVLKISENTPSSLAILENANVLARYASICQQNGIVPIVEPEILPDGEHDLKRCQYVTEKVLAAVYKALSDHHVYLEGTLLKPNMVTPGHACPTKYSPEEIAMATVTALRRTVPPAVPGVTFLSGGQSEEEASINLNAINNCPLPRPWALTFSYGRALQASALNAWRGQRENEELATEEFFKRAEVNGRAALGKYEGCGDGFGAAGQSLYVANHAY, encoded by the exons ATGACCCACCAATACCCCGCTCTCACTGCCGAGCAGAAGAAGGCACTCTCGGACATCGCCCAGCGAATTGTGGCCCCGGGCAAGGGCATCCTGGCAGCCGATGAATCAGTAGGTGG CATGGCCAAGCGGCTGAACCAAATCGGGGTGGAAAACACGGAGGAGAACCGGCGCCTGTACCGGCAGATCCTTTTCAGCGCAGACAGCCGGGTCAAGAAGTGCATCGGGGGCGTCATCTTCTTCCATGAAACCTTGTACCAGAAGGCAGATGATGGCACGCCCTTCGTGGAGATGATCAAGGACAAGGACATTGTTGTGGGCATCAAG GTCGATAAAGGGGTGGTGCCCCTGGCCGGCACTGACGGAGAAACCACCACCCAAG gGCTGGACGGGTTGGCAGAGCGTTGTGCCCAGTACAAGAAGGATGGGGCAGACTTCGCCAAGTGGCGTTGTGTGTTGAAGATCAGTGAGAACACTCCTTCCTCCCTGGCCATCCTGGAGAATGCCAATGTGCTTGCCCGCTATGCCAGCATCTGCCAGCAG AATGGCATTGTGCCCATCGTGGAACCGGAGATCCTGCCAGATGGGGAGCACGATCTGAAGCGTTGCCAGTATGTGACTGAGAAG GTCCTGGCTGCTGTCTACAAGGCCCTGAGCGACCACCATGTCTACCTGGAAGGGACCCTGCTGAAGCCCAACATGGTGACCCCCGGCCACGCCTGCCCCACCAAGTACAGCCCTGAAGAGATCGCCATGGCCACGGTCACTGCCCTGCGCCGGACCGTGCCACCTGCCGTGCCAG GAGTCACCTTCCTGTCTGGCGGGCAAAGCGAGGAGGAGGCCTCCATCAACCTCAACGCGATCAACAACTGCCCGCTGCCCCGGCCATGGGCCCTGACCTTTTCCTACGGCCGGGCCTTGCAGGCTTCTGCGCTCAATGCCTGGCGGGGCCAGCGGGAGAACGAGGAGCTGGCCACCGAGGAGTTCTTCAAGCGAGCTGAG GTCAACGGCCGGGCAGCTCTCGGCAAGTACGAAGGCTGTGGCGACGGCTTTGGCGCAGCCGGACAGTCTCTCTACGTAGCCAACCATGCCTATTAA